The Brevinematia bacterium genome includes a region encoding these proteins:
- a CDS encoding SurA N-terminal domain-containing protein, with the protein MNKKKKKLNWKKFWATVVILFVAFIFTVSIFISYSGGGGEVVEMEVIAEVNGKPVEFYANSPVVREYERLRELYKTRTKEEILSKAVQNVVASMLIEDFAKHNGLDLSEEFIDRVTADNIHSFARKTEVSSSEIKLVRLNVESYLKSSYLPTKIDTFVNRIPKKSQASLHLLKTLDDLKIAMDIINFDETEFIRLSELTDNPKGISDFYLANYKNIALDAKITIKAEKYIFGDRKSAYSFVSNGSSSFEEKSLVELDPERNKNIILGLPEDINSFSKPLFENKKYVVYKVVSIPSFESLPQKSKDYISLKHTTQNIENLMGKYSESIKDTVNTLKRYLSAGNFEGIRKIKGVKVYRTGNFSIIKALTEFIPDQKGEAIDLPRGAYNISLITSWFTKNPGDIDIADIGQGTKIIYKILNKQVIPSRLSEIVDKLFSSYQFLYQEVIYSEWNKMLEKSGNVKIKDISKFAKEL; encoded by the coding sequence ATGAATAAGAAAAAAAAGAAGCTCAACTGGAAGAAATTTTGGGCTACAGTCGTTATACTCTTCGTTGCATTTATATTCACAGTATCTATATTCATCTCCTACAGTGGAGGAGGTGGCGAAGTTGTTGAGATGGAGGTCATTGCAGAAGTTAACGGCAAACCTGTTGAATTTTACGCTAATTCACCCGTTGTCAGAGAATATGAAAGACTAAGAGAACTCTACAAAACTAGAACCAAGGAAGAGATACTTTCAAAAGCAGTGCAGAATGTTGTAGCAAGTATGCTTATAGAAGACTTTGCAAAACACAACGGTCTTGATCTTTCAGAAGAATTCATAGATAGAGTAACAGCAGATAATATCCACTCATTTGCAAGAAAAACAGAGGTATCTTCCTCAGAAATAAAGCTAGTCAGACTGAATGTAGAGTCTTACCTAAAGTCCTCCTACCTACCGACAAAAATTGACACCTTCGTAAATAGGATACCTAAAAAATCTCAAGCTAGCTTACATCTACTTAAAACCTTGGATGATCTCAAGATAGCTATGGATATTATAAACTTTGATGAAACCGAGTTCATAAGGTTAAGCGAACTTACAGACAATCCCAAAGGGATAAGTGACTTCTACCTTGCTAACTACAAAAACATTGCTCTAGATGCTAAAATCACAATCAAGGCTGAGAAATACATCTTTGGTGATAGAAAATCTGCATACTCTTTTGTTTCAAACGGTAGTAGTAGCTTTGAAGAAAAATCTCTAGTAGAGCTTGACCCAGAAAGAAACAAAAACATTATCCTCGGACTTCCAGAAGACATAAACTCTTTCTCCAAACCTCTCTTTGAAAACAAAAAATATGTGGTATACAAAGTAGTCTCAATACCATCTTTTGAATCTCTTCCACAGAAAAGCAAAGACTATATTTCTCTTAAGCACACTACCCAAAACATTGAAAACCTTATGGGGAAATATTCTGAATCCATAAAGGACACCGTAAATACCCTAAAAAGATACCTCTCAGCTGGAAATTTTGAAGGTATTAGGAAAATAAAGGGTGTTAAAGTCTATAGGACAGGTAATTTTAGTATTATCAAAGCTTTAACAGAGTTTATCCCAGATCAAAAAGGTGAAGCAATTGATCTACCCAGAGGAGCATACAACATTTCCTTGATCACCTCTTGGTTTACAAAGAACCCCGGAGACATTGATATCGCTGATATAGGACAAGGAACAAAAATAATATACAAGATTCTAAATAAGCAAGTTATTCCCTCTAGATTGTCAGAAATTGTGGATAAATTATTCTCATCCTATCAATTCCTTTACCAGGAAGTTATATACTCTGAGTGGAATAAGATGCTAGAGAAAAGCGGAAATGTTAAGATAAAAGATATTTCAAAGTTTGCCAAAGAGCTGTAA
- a CDS encoding DnaJ domain-containing protein, translating into MKNREEFKDYYEILGLSFGSTIEKVKSAFRKLAKKYHPDVNDGQESKDFKLILEAYKVLSDNKSKELYDKKYLEKKKCDLSVEVKKSNSQISTNIVDPSRVEYKMSLLNLSRAGFDLSKKFTREDFLEELGEDLVVYLTDKEIEEGAFLVIKLPARAVCNVCYGANRNCYRCDGTGYITTLEELKIPIPPNTRHSETIYVDLRKGHKRRGGPMFVLRELKVRVKWLSISDID; encoded by the coding sequence GTGAAAAACAGGGAAGAATTTAAGGATTACTACGAGATCTTGGGATTAAGCTTTGGTTCAACTATAGAGAAGGTAAAGAGTGCCTTTAGGAAGTTGGCGAAAAAGTATCATCCGGATGTGAATGATGGTCAAGAGAGTAAGGACTTTAAGTTGATACTGGAGGCTTACAAAGTTCTATCAGATAACAAGTCAAAAGAGTTGTATGATAAGAAATACTTAGAAAAGAAAAAGTGTGACTTATCTGTAGAGGTTAAAAAGTCAAATTCGCAGATTTCTACCAATATCGTGGATCCTAGTAGAGTTGAATACAAGATGTCTTTACTAAACTTGTCTAGAGCGGGGTTTGATCTTTCTAAGAAGTTTACTAGGGAGGATTTTTTAGAAGAACTTGGTGAGGATTTGGTAGTATATCTGACTGATAAAGAGATAGAGGAAGGTGCCTTTTTGGTGATAAAGCTTCCTGCAAGAGCTGTGTGTAATGTTTGTTACGGGGCGAATAGAAATTGTTATCGTTGTGATGGAACTGGATATATAACTACTCTGGAGGAATTGAAGATACCAATACCTCCGAATACTAGGCATTCTGAGACCATATATGTTGATTTGAGGAAAGGTCACAAGAGGCGGGGAGGTCCTATGTTTGTGCTAAGAGAACTCAAGGTCAGGGTGAAATGGTTGTCAATTAGCGATATAGATTGA